The genomic region CCTGATTTTTTGAGCTAGGatatcaattgattttttttcctgcctttagcACCCTGGTGCTCAGGTCTTCAGACTCAGGCTGAATTACACCAACTTTCTAGGACCTCCAGCTTGTAAAAGGCAGATTGGGGGACTTACCAGCCTCCATATATAATCCTCAGTCCCCAGTACATATCctattgcttctgtttctctggacaacTCTGACCTATACAATGGTATTGCCAAGGTCTTAAGTGTATCTTGAGATTTAAGCAGGTATTATtcaatagtaaaatattaacagtttATCAAGGAAACATCTTATCCATCTTAATGTTCTTCACTGATGATATATAATAGGAACAATAGGGTTTTCAGGTACTTACCAAGGTGTGCCATTAGGGTATACCTCAGGCACTATATATATGACAAGAATGAAGTCAGTCCAATCCCCCAATCCCAGTCTCAGGTACACGGGATTATTATAACTTTCTGATACTAGTCTTTCCTCCCTGATGCTTTGTTAGTGGACTTTGGGAATGATTACACCGGAGGCTATACCCAGAAGGACTACAAAGCCCAGTCGAATACTTTAATGAATCCTTAAGTGTTAAGTGAGACATACTCAACTGAATTCCCATAATGCAAATGATTTAGTCATTTTGAGgggccttaaaaaaagaataggagagTGTCCCAGTCCCATTATGCTGAATTGCTTCCTTACCTACAGTTTCAGAGCATTCTGGTTTTGGCTCTTTCCCAGCTGTTGTCACATTGTATTATTCTATGTCATTATGTTAGTGATACTACGTTTGAGCTATTgggttttttaattcttaaaggaacagattattattttttaaagacaaggggcccctgtgtggctcagttggttgagcgtccaaatttggcttaggtcatgatctcatggtttgtgggttcaagccccacgttgggcttcatgctgatagtgtgaagcctgcttcagattctgtgtctccctctgtctgcccctcccctgcttgcactctgtctctgtctctctctccctcaaaaataaatataaacattaaaataaacactttaaataaataaataaataagtaaataataaggggatagtatttacttttaaaatactatgttgatattgaaataaataatactgaCATGTTTAATACAAAAGTGAATGTtggcctctcttttccccttcaccGATAACCAAGGATAATCTCCATTGACCATTTGAAATATTTGATTCCATGAATCTCTCTCTtaacatacacacagacacatacactacacacacacacacgttttgtttgaattagtttttttagAATTGAAATAATTCTATATGCACTGTTATTCAGCTGTCTTTTGCaacaaatcaaatataaaatgtgtatcaCTGCATATGCATCCACATTATTCCCTTTGGTTGCATGATGTACATTCCATAAacagattttgcttttattttaataaaatccctCCTCTACTGAGGTTTAGGTGGTGCAGGTAGTGATTCACATTGTGCAGAAATGGGAGTATCCTGAGGTTAGAACATGTACAGAATCATTGGCAGTGGTAAATTAGGGCTGGTTAGGAGACTGACAGGAAAAGATTGAAAGACCAGAGTCCAGGAGATCTGGGGTGGTAGAATTATACCGGTATATATCTTGAAGATCTTTGCATCACATGTTAGTGCCCACCAGAGAGTATCCACCACGGAAATGCAGCCAACCTTATAGAAAAGCACGACCAGTTATCAGTCATCCTCTGTTTTCAGCCACCACAGTGCTTGAACAATGGGTACATGAACTTGGAGGCCATAGAGGATGCATGGGTTTGACAAAGGTCGAACACTATGGAATCCCACATAGCTAAGACTGATCTAGCTACTGCCACCGCTAAATGTCAGACTTCCTAGCAATAGAGACTAATGTTGAGGATTGGATATGGCATCATTTCTCATGGTTACCAACCAACCACTTCATGACAAGTTGACCACATTTGTCCTTTGAATCCTGCAATAGGGACCAGTTTGATCTTTACAATTTTTGTCTTCTAGTTTCTGGCTTGTCTATTTTCTGACACTATGTCTGAGACACAGAATATTTTAATGTCATTAAATCTAACTTACCAATTGCTTCTTCTTAGATAATGGTTTAGCATTATAGTCAAATGTAGGCTAAAAGTCCGTGCTTCAAGATTGTAATttgaatttacacacacacacacaaacacgaaCACCAGTAAAGgtaattttgtaattataaaagacagtttaaatgtatattttatctcttttctcctcttaacagtcttaaaaagcaattttataaagTAACATGCATGCAATCCACTACTGGCCTTAtaacatatagaaatacaatgtgtgtataatatatttgAGAGTACAGCACAAAGGAGGTAGGCAGATGCAATGCTGTATTCTTAGAAATGTTGGGGCCCCtgcgtgactcagttggttaagcttccgacttcggctcaggtcatgatctcacagcttgtgagttcgagccccgtgttgggctctgtgctgaaagctcagagcctgaaacctgctttggattctgtgtctccttgtctctgccctccactactctgtctctctctcaaaaataaacaaacattaaaaaaattttttttaataaaaaagaaatgtggacaGATGCAGGGTGCCtgcactttggctcaggtcatgatctcatggttcatgagttccagccccaaatgggctcactgctatcagtgcagagcccatttctgatcttctgtccccctctctttcagcccctcctccgcttgtgctttctctctctctctctgaaaaataaataattaaaaaaacatgaaagaattgTTGACAGATggtaaattaataattaaaacaataaattttggCATTGTGACATTAATGGATGTATTGTATATAACAATACCACAAATAAAGGGGAAATGGAAGACAGCTATATTGGAGTAATAGCTTAAATAGTCCTATATATCACTGAAATTAAGCTAGTGTACATGTGAAGCTGATTTTGGCAAGATGATTTTGGTAAGCCCTATTATAATCACTGAGGAAAACCATCATAAATATATAGTGAAAaagtcattaaagaaattaaaatgctatgTAGGGCAATATtaatttaaagcaaaagaaagtaGCAAAAGAACcaacagagaaatttaaaaataaaacatgagatctgaaaacaaaaaattaaatggcaGATGTAAATCCACCTTACCATTCTCAATATTAGCATTGAATGTAATGGAAAATGGATTGAGCATTCCAATCAAAAAGCAGTTTGTCAGACTAGATAATAAAACATGAGCCAACCATGTGCTTTCTGTAGGGGACATATACAAATggattgaaagtaaaagaatggaaaacaaaatatgcaaATAGCAACTACAACAAAGCTGGCTatactacatgaaaaaaaaatagactttgaaaccaaaacaaaaaacaaaaaaccaaaccaaatagtATATAGTACAGTAgactatactatatactatagtatagtaAAAAAGATACTATATTATAAGTAAAGAGGtccattttataatgataaaagggatCAATCCACCAGGAAAGTCTAACAATGATaggcatatacatacataataacaGATCAGCAacatatatgaagcaaaaattggCAGAAATGAAGGGAGGAATAAACAGAAGCTTAAgattttaataccccactttcTCACTATCAATGATGAACAGAACAACCAACTGGACAGAAGATCCAACAAGGAGATGGAagaatatacgtatatataaatatatataaatataatatagtatattaatatcaattattaatatattaactaaataattaataattttaataaataaatttattaattaataaatattaatatattaataatataaagatgtattaatataatataatttatatatcatatattattataatatataatatattatatattatatataatatataaaatatataatatataatatataatataatttttatatataaaatattatatatatttatatatattcatacattcaaaatgatagaaataacaTAATGTTCTGTGACCacacaaaaatatgtaatatatatatatatatatatacgaatGTATTTTCATAATAACCAGAAGGTGGCAACAaactaaatgttcatcaactgtcTGAATGGTAAACAAAAAATGTATGCTATACATTGTAGTGAGTTTGAGGATCTGGGGAGTGACTAAGGAAAAGCCTTGACTATGAGATGGCAGTGACACAGTGAGGTTTCTCAGGCAGAACTTGGACAGGTTGTTGGTAGAGGAAGTCCCACACAGCAGGAGATCTTCCAGGGGTGGTTGTCAGGGCCACCACCCCAAGGAGAAAAGGGCAAAGTAACTCCTGGGTTACAGGGCAATTGGAGAGAGGACACGTATTTCTTGATAATATTTTCAGCGACATGGAAGGTAGTGTCTGAACCAGAAGTAGTTCAGTCTTTTATAGCCCTAGACTTTGTCTTATCTACAGCTAGCAGAAATCAAATACAATTTTGTGAAATATGCAAATAAAGAAGTCTCTATATggttataattgtatttatttgggatgtatttaaaacatttggatgtgtaaatatttcttttatctgGTGCCAGTGGGCTTGAGCTCAAAGTCCTACATGCTGTGTGCAAGGGCTATCCTTTACCCATTTATATaacaacataaaatgaaatatcattaaACCATAAAAAGTACTGAAGTTCCGATATATGTTAcatcattatgctaagtgaaagaaatcaaccacaaaataCCACATACTACATTATTACATTTATAGGCAAGTGCAGAATATGGAACTCTACTGAGCCAGAAAGTACATTAGTAGTTACTCCATGGAGGATATGGGATGGAAGTGATAGCTGCAGAgtatgaaatttctttttgagatgagAAAAATTGACTGCTTTGATGGTTACATATAcctttaagtatattttaaaatttataaaagtacACATTGAACTGTgtactttaaatggatgaattgtatggtatgtgacaTATCTTAGAAAGTTGTTAATATTAAAAGATATACTTAGCAAATTATACATTTATGGAAtagagaaagatataccatgctaacactaatcaaaagaaagctagagaagctatattaatttcataaaagacatactttaaaatgagaaaaattatcaAGGATAAATAAAACGCATTATATTTTGATAAAGTGATTTCCAAAAGATATAACAAATCTTAATGtctatgcacctaacaacagagaaTCAAAATACTCAGGATAAAAATGATAGAAtgacaaggagaaatagacaaatccactatGATATTTTGAGACTTTAATAGCTCTCTTTCAGTAACTGACGGATCAAAAGCCATCTTGAAACCTAAATTTTCTTCAGAAATGGAGGACCTTcccaaaatataataaacaacTTCATTAGATTGTTGATTTGATGACTCTTAGTTTCACATTTATTGCTAGTTATTAAAAGATAAGTTATGTACTTCTGCTAAGAATAGCTTAACCTGGGTTTAGTGACCATATTCCCTAGTATGTCAACatacatacaaaacaaaaccatgccTTTATTCTCTATGCTGAAAATACAGGatttgcacatatatttttctaaacaacaagcatttatttctcagttctgaAGGCTGTTAGTCCAAGATAAAGGTGCCtacagatttggtgtctggtgaaaGCCCAcatcctggttcatagatggcccTCCTTtcactgtgccctcacatggctGAAGGGGCAATGGAGCTCTGTAGCCCTTTTATAAGACCACTAATCCCACTTATgggggctccaccttcatgacctaatcacctcccaaaggccttaacttttttttttttttttgtaattccagtgtagttaacatacagtgttatgtagtttcaggtgttcaacagAGCTTACTATTATTGAGGTTTATATCTACTatcttaaaagcaaaatgttactagtaatatttaaattcaaaattctaCATTAATATGAAATgcattcataaatataaaaggacTGGGAAGGAAGttatattttagagtctctttcACCTAAAATTTCTGTTGCTTGAATTTCTTGAGGATTCTATCCCGAATCTGCTTGGTCTTGACACTGTAGACAATGGGGTTCATGAGGGGTGGGACCAGCAAGTAGACATTGGCCATGAGCACATGGACAATTGGGGACACATTCTGCCCATAGCGATGGATCATAGATAGCCCAatcattggtgtatagaaagTGAGCACAGCACAGATGTGGGAGATGCAGGTGTTGAGGGCTTTCACCCTCTCTGTCTTGGAGGCTATATTCAATACTGTGCCAAGGATGAGGATAtaggagaggagaaggagcacTGAATCAAGTCCCATGGAGCAGATGACCACCATGAGGCCATAGATGCTGCTGACCCGACGGCTGGATACAGTTGTCTTTATAAGGTCCTGGTGCAGGCAGAATGGGTAAGAGAGAATATTGACAGAACGATATTGAAGCCTCTTTAGGAGAAAGGAAGCTGGAAAGACCAGAGCCAAGGCCCTTCCAGCAATTGCCAACCCAATCCCAGTGATCACACCATTGGTTAGAATGGCCACATAGCGCAGGGGCTCTCGGATTGCTACAAAGCGGTCAAAGGCCATGGCCAACAGCACAGCTGACTCAATAATTGAGAAAACATGAATGAAGTACATCTGGACCAGACAGGCATTAAAAGAGATCTCCCgggcatggaaccagaaaatgcTGAACATCGTAGGCAAGGTTGTAGTAGATAGGCCCAGGTCAGTAAGTGCCAGCATTGATAGAAAGTAGTACATTGGTTGGTGGAGGGAAGGCTCAGTTCTGATGATAAGTAGGATCGTGATGTTTCCTGCAATTGAGGTGGCATACACCAAGAAGATGGGGATGGAAATCAAGCTGTATCTGCTTTCAAGGCCTGAGAGGCCTGTCAGGAGAAAGCGAGGGTACAGGGCAGAGCTATTGAAGACAGACATTGTGGTGATGGAGGTGTCTTCAGTCTAAGTGGGAAGATGAGAACCTGGAACAATTCGGGTACAGTCAATATTGCAAGAAACAGCAATGCTCTGACGCATGCTGCACTCTATGGACTCTTTCCAATCATTCCTTTGGTCACTGTGTATAATTACTacctgtatttattattttgccagttaatttattctttcatcactgtatatttattgagaacatagtttataaaaggaaaattgacAGTGCTAtaatatagagaaatatataaaaactgtGTTCAAATACTTATAACCtagaaaataaagctaaaattaaagaagtaatttAATATAAGGCctaaaaaaacacagtaaaaggaaagaaacctgaCCCAAATATGTCAGGGAAGATTTATTGAAGGTGATTCTTGAATTAGGTCTCAAATGACAAATATGAGCTGGATGGGAACAAAGGGCTGTATTGGGCATTCTGTGCTGATTGACTCCCAGACAAGTGCAGGAAGATATTACAAGTCTGAGTGCAAATGAATATAATTCAGCAAAACTAGGATAGGGTGGCTCTTCAGATGGTATTGAGGTGCAGACTGAATAGAAATAGGCCAGAAttgtattgaggagggcaccttttgggatgagcactgggtgttgtatggaaaccaatttgacagtaaatttcatatattggaaaaaaaagagcttaaaaaaataaatagaccagAATTTCTGAATGaacttatgtataaatataaagaactccctCTTCATCTTAGAAGATGCAAGAtagtcattttaataaaaagtaaacaatatatTGTAAACAGACCTATATTATATTGCTGTCAAACTAGAACCAATGTAAAGAATGGACTAAAGTTTGGCAAAAGAGAAGGCATGGAAATCATTTTGAAGGCTATTGTAGTATTTTTTAAGTGGATGAAAGTAAAATGTGGGATAATAAAGGATAAATGGATATAAATGTtgtatatagagaaaaaaatactggTTCATGATCATATGGTAGGAATGAGTTATTTGGTAGATTTTGGTTTCatctattgaaacaaacaaaaagcaaaaattcagAAGGACCTCAGGAATACTTTGTGAAACTAGCAGGTAAGAATAATTCAGTTTTGTTAGGATAAATCTGAAGCATGTGTGTCCAGGGGCTAGTGGTATATTGGGTTCCATAGAGGGTTGTCAAAAGGGAAATTATTCCTAGAAAATTTGGAAGGATAGCTAATGGagcaaggagacagagaaaacatttcttaaaaaaaaataaaactagcaatAACCAAAAAAGAACACTTGGCATATTATAAGAAGAGTGAAAGAGCTTTAGTGCTCAGGGCTCAGGTACCCAGCAGATGGAATGTGCTGTAGGGAACATAAGAGGCAGAGTTTATCAGGAACTGGAGAAGATGAGGTATTCTACTAGGAACCCTAAAGACTGATTACTTAGCAACATGATGGCCACCCAATTCCAGTTACTTTAGGCACTAAAcatcaaaaatacttttttcacttagcatatctGATGTCAAACTTCCTCCAAAATTCACGTGGCCCCCAACATATCTTGTTCCACTAATACAATTACAGTTCATAgttttctctgacagacttaatAAAAGTAAGTAATTCCCTAACCACCTACAGTGATCACAGGAGCTTTTCCACTCTGAAACCATCTTCCTTCCATTTTCAGAAAGATAACAATGAAGAGCAGAACTGCTTTACATATCCTCATCTTGtgatttatatattattctatttataacATATTAGGTGACTAGTCTTAATACACTTCCCTCATTGTCCTAGCTCATCATGTTACAGTCTTCTCCTGGTCTCCTTTAACATCACTTAAACAATAATTGTCATCACCCTGGCATTTGTGCAcacttattttattcttcctttatacCTTCCGTTAAATCTTTCAATATCCTCAGAGACTTCATCCTGCCCAAGTATGCCAAGTCCTCCCTCTTAGATCACTTTCTCCTACTGTCTCATTTTAAAgactccttggggcgcctgggtggcgcagtcggttaagcgtccgacttcagccaggtcatgatctcacagtccgtgagttcgagccccgcgtcaggctctgggctgatggctcggagcctggagcctgtttccgattctgtgtctccctctctctctgaccctcccccgttcatgctctgcctctctgtgtcccaaaaataaataaaaaacattgaaaaaaaatttttttttaaaataaagactcctTTCACTTCAGATATTCATAATCCATCTTCCATAAATGGGTCTATTGGATGTAGGTACAGGCACCCTGCTCTCAAGTAGCTACTCCTCTAGAGTCAGAAGAAGACTGATGACAGCTGTCATTCACTACCTCTATCACTTTGGACACATTACTAAACTTCTTTGAgcacgaaacaaaacaaaaaactaggaaCTGTATTGCCTTACTTCAGAAAGTACTCAAGAAAATGTATCTAAAATGCTTGGCACAGAATCTGAGACCTTTGAGCTTAAGTGAAGAAAAAGTGTTAAGACCTTTGGGAGATACTTTGGGCTAAGTGAAGCAAAATGTTAAGGGAGGTGCTGAAGTAGTGACAATCTTAAGCATATCAGCCAAATATAACAGTGACCCAAAGGCAGGTGTGACCAAGGGTACCCAAGTTACCACTTATAAAGATATTACTCCTCAGGGTTTCTCTTGAGAATTATTTTgcctaattcatttttttagctCATAATATTGTTAATTGTGTAAGATATATGTGAGAATAAGATAGAAGAGATACACAAACCACCATgagcattatcatcatcattttaacataatttttagttAATATCAGTTTTTCAGAGAACAGAGATTTCAGTACATGGGTTCCCATTATGTGCATTCTCTACACCTACAGATGAGTTTACAGTCCCAGGGCTCTTCTGAGCAGCCTTGAGGATGATACTCTGGCTCATTTTGGGGAAATGATACTCTGTACCTCTGACCTATCCTAAAACTGTGAATTCACACGTACAATGGCCAGTCTTACCTCTTGACTTGCTCTCCTACTTCCTGGATTCTTCAAATACATTAGGTACTAatctcctgcccatttctctcACTTCAGAAGCCTTACTTTAGACATACCTAAATCTTCAAGTGTAAACAGCCATTCACCCTGTTACAGATTTGCTGGGCTCCAGTCTGCCAGACCTGCGGACTTGTTGCAGGTAGACCAAACCACTGAATATGGAcataagagaagaataaaaaacacaatggATCTGAAGGGAGATAGTTCTTCAAGGAAGCATAGATGTCTGGGGTGAGGCATCCATTTCTCCTTCAGCAACTCCAGACCCAAGACAACAGGTTTGCTTTCAGCATCTTTGACTCTGTCCAGCGAAGCGCTTTATTAGCACTACACTTCTGGGCTTTGACTACTCCAAGCTGCACTCCCTTTCTTCACTAGCCATCCTCTCAGGgccaatttcttttcttaatgcaAACTTCAGGGAGGATAAATGTCACTGGAGCTTTTGTTCCTGCTCGGAGAAGGGAGATGATTGTGCCAAATTCCCAAACTGGGAGTCCAGATATGGCAGCAATTGAGCAGTGTCCCTGGGATAATCTGATGGGGAAAAGCAATGGACTTGGTCAGAATAATGTACTTAAAAAAGCCTGTGCTTTGAATAACCAGAGACAGCAGTTACTAGTTGTTGAATGGTGGGAAAATCACAGTAGTCCTCCCACTTtgaaacccactttgttgagccGCTGTGAGGAGTGCGAAAACTTGTGTGTAGAGTGTAAatttattataaacaataaagAGCTATGAGATTCATATACGGCAGTCCATAATACTTAACGCTTTTACCAGCAATCTGATAGAAGGGTAGACATCCTACTCTCTTCATCCAGCAAAATGTCCTATTTACTCTGGCCCACAAATCTGCCTCTGAACAATCCTGAGCTATTATACTAAATGGTAAAGACGAAAGTGTGGTAGAATACAAAAAGAGCTACACACCTATGTCCTCACTATCTAGCAAAGAAATGAAGGTCCTATTGTAAAAGGAGTTTTATCTGTTCATTCCAAAATTACACGAGCAGTAGACATGAGAGTAGAGGATGGGTTTGCCCAGTTTCCACTGCTGTTCACCTTCACTACTAGGAAAGTCACCTCAGTTACGCAGGTGCCATCACCTGAGACcgatttggtttttcttttgatCATAACTCATAATGTATCTACCAACATTTCTCTATTCACAGAGTAAACTACCTCTCAGAATACATCATTTTGTTCCCACTATCTTCAATGTCAGATCAATTCAAGTAATTTCCAATAAAATCTCAATGGAGGGCAACATGACTTCATGCTGGTTTTTAGGGATGCCGTAGCTGCCTCCAAATATATTCTTTATACTGCCCCATGAAATTCCACTTTTCCAAAATCTGATTTTTTGGTATCTTCCTGCTCTAAAATGTTAGTGCCTATATAAGATTTTCCTAAAATGTACAATAAACCTCTATATGAATAGAATTAAtgatcaaacaaataaataaagtaagccTCAGTCAATTACGCTTGGGGCAAACGGCACATAGTAAAATgttggttaccaggggctgggagaggaggagggtgtgGATAGGATAGATAATATTTAAAGATACAAACCTGTTATTAGAGTAAATAGGATCTATAGGTCTTAATGCACAGTAGAGTGAATATAGACAACAATATTATATCACAATCATCaaacttgctgaaaagactagatcttaattattTAAACTACACAAAAGGGAtcataattatgtgatgtgataggGATACTATCACTAC from Panthera uncia isolate 11264 chromosome D1, Puncia_PCG_1.0, whole genome shotgun sequence harbors:
- the LOC125916894 gene encoding olfactory receptor 51G2-like; the encoded protein is MSVFNSSALYPRFLLTGLSGLESRYSLISIPIFLVYATSIAGNITILLIIRTEPSLHQPMYYFLSMLALTDLGLSTTTLPTMFSIFWFHAREISFNACLVQMYFIHVFSIIESAVLLAMAFDRFVAIREPLRYVAILTNGVITGIGLAIAGRALALVFPASFLLKRLQYRSVNILSYPFCLHQDLIKTTVSSRRVSSIYGLMVVICSMGLDSVLLLLSYILILGTVLNIASKTERVKALNTCISHICAVLTFYTPMIGLSMIHRYGQNVSPIVHVLMANVYLLVPPLMNPIVYSVKTKQIRDRILKKFKQQKF